A stretch of Paenibacillus mucilaginosus 3016 DNA encodes these proteins:
- a CDS encoding ABC transporter substrate-binding protein: MKQGFKKATALSLSAVLLAGLAAGCGGNTDTEQTPAAGGTDAGGKQVTLKIFQFKVEINEALNRLKDEYEKANPNVKLQIETVGGGADYGAALKTKFASSDAPDIFNVGGYREMDTWMEHLEDMSDQPWVKDVVPAAKEPMTKDGKLYGMPMNIEGYGLVYNKELFEKAGITETPKTLSQLEDAAKKLQAAGITPFSNGYGEWWILGIHNLNVAMARQADPNKFIAGLYDGSQKFGGPVFDDWTKLLDLTLKYGQANPLTTDYNTQVTNFASGKAAMMQQGNWTQVQIDKINPNLKLGVLPMPINEDAAANDKLFIGVPNNWVVNKNSAVKKEAKDFLNWLVTSDIGKQYMTKEFKFIPAFTNITADEKDLGSIATDLMKYSKEGKTLSWNWPKYPDGVTNELGATMQAYIAGKVNKDQMYTDFQKAWDNLKAKK; encoded by the coding sequence ATGAAACAAGGATTCAAAAAAGCAACAGCCCTTTCGCTGAGCGCGGTTCTTCTTGCAGGACTGGCTGCAGGCTGCGGCGGGAATACAGACACAGAGCAGACCCCGGCTGCCGGCGGAACGGATGCAGGAGGCAAGCAGGTTACACTGAAAATTTTCCAATTCAAAGTAGAGATTAACGAAGCGCTCAACCGCCTCAAGGACGAATACGAGAAGGCGAACCCGAACGTGAAGCTGCAGATCGAAACGGTCGGCGGCGGCGCAGACTATGGTGCGGCCCTCAAGACGAAGTTCGCTTCCAGCGACGCGCCGGATATCTTCAACGTCGGCGGTTACCGCGAGATGGATACATGGATGGAGCACCTCGAGGACATGTCCGACCAGCCTTGGGTGAAGGACGTGGTTCCGGCTGCGAAGGAACCGATGACCAAAGACGGCAAGCTCTACGGCATGCCGATGAACATCGAAGGCTACGGCCTCGTATATAACAAGGAATTGTTCGAGAAAGCCGGCATCACCGAAACGCCTAAGACGCTCTCCCAGCTCGAAGATGCGGCGAAGAAGCTCCAGGCGGCAGGCATCACGCCGTTCTCGAACGGTTACGGCGAGTGGTGGATTCTCGGTATCCACAACCTGAACGTGGCGATGGCCCGTCAAGCGGATCCGAACAAGTTCATCGCAGGCCTCTATGACGGCTCTCAGAAATTCGGCGGTCCAGTGTTCGACGACTGGACGAAGCTGCTCGATCTGACACTGAAGTACGGCCAGGCTAACCCGCTGACGACCGACTACAACACGCAGGTAACGAACTTCGCAAGCGGTAAAGCGGCTATGATGCAGCAGGGCAACTGGACTCAGGTGCAGATCGACAAGATCAACCCGAACCTGAAGCTCGGCGTGCTTCCAATGCCGATCAATGAAGATGCGGCTGCGAACGACAAGCTCTTCATCGGCGTTCCTAACAACTGGGTTGTCAACAAGAACTCCGCTGTGAAGAAGGAAGCGAAGGATTTCCTGAACTGGCTCGTGACTTCCGACATCGGTAAGCAGTACATGACGAAGGAATTCAAGTTCATTCCGGCGTTCACGAACATCACGGCTGATGAGAAGGACCTCGGTTCGATCGCTACCGACCTCATGAAGTACAGCAAAGAAGGCAAGACGCTGAGCTGGAACTGGCCTAAATACCCGGATGGCGTAACCAACGAGCTGGGTGCTACGATGCAGGCTTACATTGCCGGCAAAGTGAACAAAGACCAAATGTACACCGACTTCCAAAAAGCTTGGGATAACCTGAAAGCGAAGAAATAA